A genomic region of Caldicellulosiruptor acetigenus contains the following coding sequences:
- a CDS encoding DUF4143 domain-containing protein translates to MKCKKILKAKPKIYISDPAIRNAVLMIDNLFTDSKELGITVETAIFKHVYNFYSEANAKIGYFRKSTDNQKEIDIVVEFPNGKSLIEVKFREDSTLPESDAIVEMCQKEKDIISAMLITKRAEDYEKAEVSAKVPIIKIPAFVFMYLFGRR, encoded by the coding sequence ATAAAATGCAAAAAGATTTTGAAAGCAAAACCAAAAATATATATATCTGATCCTGCTATTAGAAATGCAGTTTTGATGATAGACAATCTCTTCACCGACAGCAAAGAACTTGGAATTACAGTTGAAACAGCCATTTTTAAGCATGTATATAACTTTTACAGCGAAGCAAATGCAAAGATAGGTTATTTTAGAAAATCAACTGATAATCAAAAAGAGATTGATATAGTTGTTGAGTTTCCAAATGGGAAAAGCCTGATTGAGGTAAAATTTAGAGAGGATAGCACACTTCCTGAGAGTGATGCAATTGTGGAGATGTGCCAAAAAGAAAAAGATATAATCTCAGCAATGCTTATTACAAAGAGAGCAGAAGATTATGAAAAGGCCGAAGTTTCAGCAAAAGTTCCAATAATAAAGATTCCTGCTTTTGTGTTTATGTATTTGTTTGGGAGAAGGTAA
- a CDS encoding flagellin, with protein MRINNNIMAMNTYRQMGINNTQLAKSVEKLSSGLRINRAGDDAAGLSISEKMRAQIRGLQQASRNAQDGISMIQTAEGALNEVHSILQRMRELAVQAANDTNVTVDRKALDDEFQQLISEIERIANNTQFNEQDILKADFTANIQVGANKSQVITLSWRKQKASSLGEDQITLLKYKVASGVSIALTISTYSKAQISISAINQAIVSVSKSRSKMGALQNRLEHTIANLDNAAENLQAAESRIRDVDMAKEMMNFTKLNILNQAATAMLAQANQLPQAVLQLLR; from the coding sequence ATGCGTATTAATAATAACATTATGGCTATGAACACTTACAGACAGATGGGAATTAACAATACTCAGTTGGCTAAATCAGTTGAAAAACTTTCATCAGGTTTGAGAATCAACAGAGCAGGCGATGATGCAGCAGGTCTCTCAATTTCAGAAAAGATGAGAGCTCAAATTAGAGGTTTGCAACAGGCTTCGAGAAATGCTCAAGATGGTATTTCAATGATTCAAACAGCTGAGGGTGCTTTAAACGAAGTGCATTCTATTTTACAAAGAATGAGAGAATTGGCAGTCCAAGCAGCAAATGATACGAACGTAACAGTTGATAGAAAAGCTTTAGATGATGAATTTCAACAATTAATATCGGAAATTGAAAGAATTGCAAATAATACTCAGTTTAATGAACAAGATATTCTTAAAGCTGATTTTACAGCTAATATTCAAGTGGGAGCTAACAAGAGTCAGGTTATAACACTAAGTTGGAGAAAACAAAAGGCAAGTTCATTAGGTGAAGATCAGATTACTTTATTGAAATACAAGGTTGCTTCGGGGGTAAGTATAGCTTTAACCATCAGTACCTATTCTAAAGCTCAAATTTCTATTTCTGCAATTAATCAAGCTATTGTATCAGTATCTAAATCACGCTCTAAAATGGGAGCATTGCAGAACAGACTTGAACATACAATTGCAAACTTGGATAATGCAGCTGAAAACTTGCAAGCAGCAGAGTCAAGAATTAGAGATGTCGATATGGCAAAAGAAATGATGAATTTCACAAAACTTAACATTTTGAATCAGGCTGCGACAGCTATGCTTGCACAAGCAAATCAACTTCCACAGGCTGTTTTGCAGTTACTCAGATAG
- a CDS encoding motility associated factor glycosyltransferase family protein has product MTLCDCNLQYLKNAYKEIYNLIMKIGKNESVMNSVTVEKAKNGDLTLKYYDGSNFYYIHSNYNPRKEAEKFIGQNIINDIEYYIVFGFGLGYHVVELLKYEFVKNVFVFEFNNEIFLNALKTIKIASILEDERVHFFLIENIEVFNRCLQNILNRIPIDNYKIIYHEPLIRSIPPKMKNIRDLLLEFKILDSTFNNNENYNILKDNFESNILTYDKPINELFNCYRNVPAIIIAAGPSLEENIEKIRKLRSDIIVIAVSRVSKNLLQNGIIPDYIAVSDPFPIVQEHLTNISSKFNIPLVALSTAYKGVINEWSSTKYLAFQKNFNLAEEYAKGNSLETLEVGGSVSTLAVEVAIKFGCNPIIFVGLDLAFTGNKVHAFEGSVIHNYNNLIETTNYLGEKIYTNHSLNIFRRGIERKIENNKHITFINTSLRGAKIEGTIPMHLDEIIKLL; this is encoded by the coding sequence ATGACATTGTGCGACTGCAATTTACAATATTTAAAAAATGCATATAAAGAGATTTACAATTTAATAATGAAAATAGGTAAGAATGAAAGTGTGATGAATAGTGTTACTGTTGAAAAAGCAAAAAACGGAGACTTAACTTTGAAATATTATGATGGGAGTAATTTTTATTATATCCATAGCAATTATAACCCTCGAAAAGAAGCAGAAAAATTTATAGGACAAAATATTATTAATGATATCGAATATTATATTGTATTTGGATTTGGATTAGGTTATCATGTGGTAGAACTTCTAAAATATGAATTTGTGAAAAATGTTTTTGTATTCGAGTTTAATAATGAAATTTTCTTAAATGCTTTGAAAACAATAAAAATTGCTTCTATTTTGGAAGATGAGAGAGTACATTTTTTCTTGATTGAAAATATAGAGGTCTTTAATAGGTGTTTGCAAAACATATTAAATAGGATACCGATAGATAATTACAAGATAATTTATCACGAACCTTTAATCAGATCTATACCACCAAAGATGAAAAACATAAGAGATCTGCTATTAGAATTTAAAATATTAGATTCAACTTTTAATAATAATGAAAATTATAATATTCTCAAAGATAATTTTGAAAGCAATATTTTGACTTATGATAAACCCATTAATGAACTTTTTAATTGCTATAGGAATGTGCCTGCAATAATAATTGCCGCTGGACCATCATTAGAAGAAAATATTGAAAAAATTAGAAAATTAAGAAGTGATATAATAGTAATTGCAGTTTCAAGGGTTTCAAAAAATCTACTACAGAATGGAATAATTCCAGATTACATTGCGGTAAGTGATCCATTTCCAATTGTGCAAGAACATTTAACCAATATAAGTAGCAAATTCAATATTCCACTTGTAGCTCTTTCAACTGCGTATAAAGGAGTTATAAATGAATGGAGTAGTACTAAATACCTTGCATTCCAAAAAAATTTTAATTTAGCTGAAGAATATGCTAAAGGAAATTCATTAGAAACATTAGAAGTGGGAGGTTCGGTTTCTACATTAGCGGTTGAAGTAGCAATTAAATTTGGATGTAATCCTATAATATTTGTAGGATTGGATTTGGCATTTACTGGCAATAAAGTACATGCTTTTGAAGGTTCTGTGATTCACAATTATAATAATTTAATAGAAACAACAAATTATTTAGGTGAAAAAATTTATACAAATCATAGTTTAAATATATTTAGAAGAGGGATAGAAAGAAAGATAGAAAATAACAAGCATATAACTTTTATTAATACATCTTTAAGAGGAGCCAAAATTGAGGGAACTATACCAATGCATCTAGACGAAATTATTAAATTGCTATAA
- a CDS encoding nucleotidyltransferase family protein: protein MNVKVKNISVDRGIKIIEALKILNDTGKGILLVIDENEKLIGTLTDGDIRRALLKGYKLEDKIEDIVHYNPVIASKELNNEELKELFIKKAVKQIPIVDEESRVVDLISIEEILIPKGKENIVFILAGGKGTRLRELTKEIPKPMLKVGNEPLLHHIINSFKQYGFYRFIISVNYKSEIIENYFQNGYLHGVKIDYIKETKPLGTAGSIRLAKELIDGPFYVVNGDVYTTLNFERMLNYHLEQGFDITVGVKNFQYQIPYGVVESKDKEIIDIVEKPIINYLINAGIYCLNPNVIDFIPFDEYFEITDLIKRCILGGKRVGYYEINEYWVDIGQVEDYYKINEDFKSNKVGEKSDRE from the coding sequence ATGAATGTAAAGGTAAAAAATATCTCAGTAGATAGAGGCATAAAAATAATCGAAGCATTGAAGATATTAAATGATACAGGAAAGGGTATTTTATTAGTAATAGATGAAAATGAAAAATTAATAGGGACTTTGACAGACGGTGATATTAGAAGGGCATTATTGAAAGGTTACAAGTTAGAAGATAAGATAGAGGATATTGTCCACTATAATCCTGTTATTGCCTCTAAGGAGTTGAATAATGAGGAATTAAAAGAATTATTTATAAAAAAAGCTGTAAAGCAAATCCCTATTGTTGATGAAGAGTCTCGAGTTGTAGACCTAATTTCAATTGAAGAAATATTGATTCCAAAAGGAAAAGAAAATATAGTGTTTATTTTAGCAGGTGGGAAAGGAACAAGACTGAGAGAATTGACAAAAGAAATTCCTAAACCCATGCTAAAAGTTGGTAATGAACCTCTTCTCCATCATATTATTAATAGTTTTAAGCAATATGGATTTTATAGATTTATAATCTCGGTTAATTATAAGTCGGAAATAATTGAAAATTATTTCCAGAATGGATATTTGCATGGAGTTAAAATTGATTATATAAAAGAGACAAAACCATTGGGGACAGCTGGGAGTATAAGATTGGCAAAGGAGCTTATCGATGGACCTTTTTATGTTGTTAATGGTGATGTATATACTACACTCAATTTTGAAAGAATGTTAAATTATCATTTAGAACAAGGCTTTGATATAACAGTAGGTGTGAAGAATTTTCAATATCAAATTCCTTATGGTGTAGTAGAAAGTAAGGATAAAGAAATTATAGATATAGTTGAGAAGCCAATTATTAATTACTTAATTAACGCTGGTATCTACTGTTTAAATCCAAATGTGATTGATTTTATACCTTTTGATGAATATTTTGAAATAACTGATTTAATCAAAAGATGCATATTAGGAGGCAAAAGAGTTGGATATTATGAAATTAATGAATATTGGGTAGACATAGGTCAAGTAGAAGATTATTATAAAATAAATGAAGACTTTAAAAGTAATAAAGTAGGTGAAAAAAGTGATAGAGAATGA
- a CDS encoding cytidylyltransferase domain-containing protein codes for MIENEEIVAIIPARGGSKGIKNKNIKLLAGKPLISYTIEEACKSKYIDRVIVSTDDEQIAEVSLKYGAEVPFLRPKELAQDDTPGIEPILHAIKWLEEKENYKPKYVMCLQCTSPLRRVYHIDEALEMIKEKQAPALVSVCESEVNPYWMKVMDENNRLIDFIKTNTNFYRRQDLPTIFRLNGAIYVAEREILLERKTWFLEETIGYIMDRYSSIDIDDMMDFNFAEFLIKKERESI; via the coding sequence GTGATAGAGAATGAAGAGATTGTAGCCATTATTCCAGCTCGAGGAGGTTCAAAAGGGATAAAAAATAAAAACATCAAGTTGTTAGCAGGAAAACCTCTCATTAGTTATACCATTGAGGAAGCATGTAAAAGTAAATATATTGATAGGGTTATAGTTTCAACAGATGATGAACAGATTGCAGAAGTTAGTTTAAAATATGGTGCTGAAGTGCCGTTTCTGAGACCTAAGGAATTGGCACAGGATGATACACCGGGGATTGAACCAATATTGCATGCTATAAAATGGTTAGAAGAGAAAGAAAATTATAAGCCCAAATATGTTATGTGTCTGCAATGTACATCACCATTGAGGAGAGTGTATCACATTGACGAAGCTCTTGAGATGATAAAAGAAAAGCAAGCTCCGGCTTTAGTAAGTGTGTGTGAGAGTGAGGTTAATCCTTATTGGATGAAGGTTATGGATGAAAACAACAGACTTATAGATTTTATAAAAACCAATACTAACTTCTATAGAAGACAAGATTTACCAACAATATTTCGGTTAAATGGTGCTATATATGTAGCAGAAAGAGAAATATTGCTTGAAAGGAAAACATGGTTTTTAGAAGAGACTATAGGGTATATAATGGATAGATATTCTTCTATCGACATTGATGATATGATGGATTTTAATTTTGCTGAGTTTTTGATAAAAAAGGAGAGAGAAAGCATATGA
- the neuB gene encoding N-acetylneuraminate synthase yields the protein MNNYFDKSKCFIIAEAGVNHNGDINIAKKLIDVAFEAGADAIKFQTFKSENLVTKDAPKAPYQESLTWYGTQFEMLKKLELSYDDYKILKRYCDEKGIIFISTPFDFESVDLLEKLDVPLYKVSSGDLTNLPLLKYIARFNKPVIISTGMANLGEVEMAVNTIKKCGNGNIALLHCTSSYPTDYGDVNLTAMLTLKNAFKLPVGYSDHTTGIEVAIAAVAMGAVIIEKHFTLDKNLKGPDHRFSLTPDELKAFIKSIRNVEMALGDGIKRCLESEKENKFFSRKSIVAKRTIKKGERIEADMVDFKRPEKGLPPTMLEYILGKRAVCDIEKDTFIDFDKIG from the coding sequence ATGAACAATTATTTTGATAAAAGTAAGTGCTTTATTATAGCAGAAGCAGGAGTAAACCATAATGGAGACATAAATATTGCGAAAAAACTTATAGATGTAGCTTTTGAAGCGGGAGCTGATGCAATAAAATTTCAAACTTTCAAGTCAGAAAACCTTGTAACCAAGGATGCTCCTAAAGCTCCCTATCAGGAAAGTTTAACATGGTATGGTACACAGTTTGAAATGCTTAAGAAATTAGAGTTATCTTATGATGATTATAAGATATTAAAGCGGTATTGTGATGAAAAAGGAATAATATTTATATCAACTCCATTTGATTTTGAAAGTGTAGATTTGCTTGAAAAACTCGATGTGCCCTTATATAAGGTAAGTTCAGGAGATTTGACAAATTTACCTTTATTAAAATATATTGCTAGATTTAATAAACCTGTAATAATATCAACGGGCATGGCAAACTTAGGTGAAGTTGAAATGGCAGTGAATACAATAAAGAAATGTGGAAATGGCAATATTGCATTATTACACTGTACTTCAAGTTATCCGACAGATTATGGAGATGTAAATTTAACAGCTATGTTAACTTTGAAAAATGCATTCAAGCTTCCTGTAGGATATTCAGACCACACTACAGGTATAGAAGTTGCTATAGCTGCTGTTGCAATGGGAGCAGTAATTATAGAGAAGCATTTTACATTAGACAAAAACTTGAAAGGACCAGACCATAGATTTTCTCTTACTCCCGATGAATTAAAAGCTTTTATAAAAAGTATAAGAAATGTAGAAATGGCATTGGGAGATGGTATAAAAAGATGTCTTGAAAGTGAAAAAGAAAATAAATTCTTTTCTAGAAAAAGTATAGTAGCTAAGAGAACAATTAAGAAGGGTGAAAGAATAGAAGCTGATATGGTAGATTTTAAGAGACCCGAAAAGGGATTACCTCCAACTATGCTTGAATATATTTTGGGCAAAAGAGCTGTATGTGATATAGAAAAGGATACTTTTATTGATTTTGATAAAATAGGGTGA
- a CDS encoding D-glycero-alpha-D-manno-heptose-1,7-bisphosphate 7-phosphatase: MEKNKCIFLDRDGTINVYKGLISRPEDLELEKNAAEAIKMINESEYLCIVVSNQPVVAKNLCSLEELWRINDRLRKLLEEKGAYLDDIFVCPHHPDKGYPGENTEFKIRCNCRKPDIGMIEMARQKYNIDLSKSYIIGDSTIDIQTGINCNMKTILVKTGLGGSDKIYRVCPDYIANNLYEAVNLILGDKPKWNY; encoded by the coding sequence ATGGAGAAGAATAAATGCATATTTTTGGATAGAGATGGGACAATTAATGTCTATAAAGGATTGATAAGTAGGCCTGAGGATTTAGAATTAGAAAAAAATGCTGCTGAGGCTATTAAAATGATAAATGAAAGTGAATATTTATGTATAGTTGTTTCTAATCAACCCGTTGTAGCAAAAAATTTGTGTAGTCTAGAGGAATTATGGAGAATCAATGATAGATTAAGAAAATTGTTAGAAGAAAAAGGGGCCTATTTAGATGACATATTTGTATGTCCCCATCATCCTGATAAAGGTTATCCTGGAGAGAATACTGAATTTAAAATTAGGTGTAATTGTCGAAAACCAGATATAGGAATGATTGAAATGGCACGACAGAAATATAATATTGATTTGTCTAAGTCATATATAATAGGAGACAGTACAATTGATATACAAACAGGTATCAATTGTAATATGAAAACTATACTTGTAAAAACCGGTTTAGGAGGTTCTGATAAAATTTATAGAGTGTGTCCAGATTATATAGCTAATAATCTTTATGAGGCAGTAAATTTAATTTTAGGAGATAAACCTAAATGGAATTATTAA
- a CDS encoding ATP-grasp domain-containing protein, whose translation MENIYFFEENGIPTPKTSLKSDYDLIKPRFGRGSKGIYYKNVLPEDFDMNGYISQELVKGEEYTIDVLCDLGSNPIYIIPRKRIETESGVSTKSVTVYDEQIIEYTKFIVSKLKPIGIINIQCFKDKDKLNFIEINPRMAGGISLSFASSDNWFKAIECFFYNKEYVPKKVIYSNYMFRFYNDLIIHESNLLQE comes from the coding sequence GTGGAAAACATATATTTTTTTGAAGAAAATGGTATACCCACACCGAAAACTTCTTTAAAAAGTGATTATGATTTAATTAAACCCAGATTTGGCAGGGGCAGTAAAGGGATTTACTACAAAAATGTTTTACCAGAGGATTTTGATATGAATGGATATATTTCTCAAGAATTAGTTAAAGGTGAAGAATATACAATTGATGTATTATGTGATTTAGGATCAAATCCTATATATATTATTCCAAGAAAAAGAATTGAAACTGAATCGGGTGTATCTACCAAGAGTGTTACAGTATACGATGAACAAATAATAGAGTATACTAAATTTATTGTTTCTAAGCTGAAGCCTATTGGAATTATAAATATACAATGTTTTAAAGATAAGGATAAGTTGAATTTTATTGAGATAAATCCTAGAATGGCAGGTGGAATTTCTTTATCATTTGCTTCTTCTGATAATTGGTTTAAGGCTATAGAGTGTTTCTTTTATAATAAAGAATATGTTCCCAAGAAGGTTATTTATAGTAACTACATGTTTAGATTTTATAATGATTTAATTATTCATGAAAGTAACCTTTTACAAGAATAA